A stretch of DNA from Aurantiacibacter atlanticus:
AGGATGCGCTTGCCCTGGCCCTCAAACCATTTGCGCGCGTCCTCGATATCCTCGACCTCAAAACAAATATGGTGCTGCCCGCCCAGGGGGTTCTTGACGAGGAAGCCAGCTATGGGCGAGTTGTCGTCCAGCGGCTCTATCAGCTCGATCTGCGTGCCATTATAACCGCTGTCGGTGGGCGTATCGACGAAGCAGACCTTCACCCCCTGCTCCTCCATATCGAAAGGCTTATGAACCTTGGTCGCACCCATTGTGTCAGTGAAATGCGCGATCGATTCCGCAATGGAAGGCGTTGCTACGCCGATGTGATTGAGCCGTCCGAGCTTCATGATGAAATTCTCCAAATTGCATTTGCGATGCCCAGACAAGTGATCGTTCCAAAGAGATACAAAGCAATCACGGATACGAAATCGACATTTTCGTCCTCTCGAAGATCACCTCGAAAAAATATCATCGGGATGTAGGTGCGTACATTCTGCAATCCACTCACTCCGCGCCATGCAAAGGTGAAGGCGCATATCAGAAAGAGCCAGGCGACGGGCAGAAGCATCACAACGGCAAATTGTCATGCTTCTTCCACGGGTTCTCGAGGCTCTTGTTGGCCAGTTTGCGCAATCCCAGCGCAATGCGTTTCCGCGTTGAATGGGGATGGATCACTTCGTCGATATAACCGCGAGAAGCCGCCACGAAGGGATTTGCGAAGCGGTCTTCATATTCCTTCGTTTTCTCGGCGATCTTGTCGGGATCGTCGCGGTCCTGACGGAAGATGATTTCCACCGCGCCTTTGGCGCCCATCACCGCAATCTCTGCGGTCGGCCATGCGTAGTTGAGATCGCCGCGCAAATGCTTGGATGCCATCACATCATACGCGCCGCCATAGGCCTTGCGGGTGATGATCGTGATCTTGGGCACAGTTGCCTCACCATAGGCGAACAGCAATTTCGCACCGTGCTTGATGATGCCATTGTGCTCCTGTGACGTGCCGGGAAGGAAGCCGGGCACATCAACCAGGGTGACAATGGGAATGGAAAAGGCATCGCAAAAGCGCACGAAACGCGCGGCCTTGCGGCTGGCATTGATGTCCAGCACCCCTGCCAGGACCATCGGCTGATTGGCGACAAAGCCCACCGGCTTACCTTCGATCCGGCCAAAACCTGTAATGATATTTGGGCCATGCGCAGGCTGGATTTCGAAGAAAGTCCCCTCATCCACTATTTTCGCGATCACCTCATGCATGTCATAAGGCATGTTGGCATTTGCAGGGATCAGCGTGTCGAGGCTTTCTTCCAGCCGATCCCACGGATCATCGGTTGGCAATTCGGGCAATGCGGCTTGGTTGGAAGCGGGCAGAAAGCCCATCAGATCGCGCGCCGCGAGCAACGCCTCTATATCATTTTCCAGCGCAAGATCGGCAACGCTGGTCTTGGTGGTGTGCACC
This window harbors:
- the mce gene encoding methylmalonyl-CoA epimerase → MKLGRLNHIGVATPSIAESIAHFTDTMGATKVHKPFDMEEQGVKVCFVDTPTDSGYNGTQIELIEPLDDNSPIAGFLVKNPLGGQHHICFEVEDIEDARKWFEGQGKRILGPPRIGAHGTPIFFLHPKDMMGQLTEIMETPKEGAHWSN
- a CDS encoding acyl-CoA carboxylase subunit beta, which encodes MSANIAEMERRREAARMGGGQKRIDAQHAKGKLTARERLDILLDEDSFEELDTYVEHDCVDFGMQDQKIPGDGVVTGSGTINGRLVYVFSQDFTVFGGSLSKRHAEKICKVMDMAMKVGAPVIGLNDSGGARIQEGVASLGGYAEVFQRNVLASGVVPQLSLIMGPCAGGAVYSPAMTDFIFMVKDSSYMFVTGPEVVKTVTNEEVTQEELGGAVVHTTKTSVADLALENDIEALLAARDLMGFLPASNQAALPELPTDDPWDRLEESLDTLIPANANMPYDMHEVIAKIVDEGTFFEIQPAHGPNIITGFGRIEGKPVGFVANQPMVLAGVLDINASRKAARFVRFCDAFSIPIVTLVDVPGFLPGTSQEHNGIIKHGAKLLFAYGEATVPKITIITRKAYGGAYDVMASKHLRGDLNYAWPTAEIAVMGAKGAVEIIFRQDRDDPDKIAEKTKEYEDRFANPFVAASRGYIDEVIHPHSTRKRIALGLRKLANKSLENPWKKHDNLPL